In a single window of the Antennarius striatus isolate MH-2024 chromosome 3, ASM4005453v1, whole genome shotgun sequence genome:
- the bmp3 gene encoding bone morphogenetic protein 3 — MAVYSGFAVALLYGWSHLCVGYCAMLKTDSFPERRKVDFTHLMDKRHPVKDDQHLLLQDTMTEHMQMLYAKYNQAGFPFKDGNTVRSFKAHWGTINKKQLQIFNLTSLTKSEDVLSATLHYYIGDLQNNTQSCSWPKSCGRHGPRRHNHIHMVIWSFASVDNKMRTLGHVRINVSTLYRDFISWQWKDITRVVNQAKNHDELLIGIDVTSQGPQPWKKLLSDRSPYILVYANDSAISEPESVVATLQRHHPVRGESSTSHSFHKLGMREQNNTEQEQLQPRHRRSVNILLPLQNNELPGPEYPYKTTGWDETSPYEPFENKHARRPRKKTRKNQRHKMPLLQFDEQTIKKARKKQWNEPRNCARRYLKVDFADIGWSEWIISPKSFDAYYCSGSCQFPMPKALKPSNHATIQSIVRAVGVVPGIPEPCCVPEKMSSLSILFFDEDKNVVLKVYPNMTVDSCACR; from the exons ATGGCTGTCTACTCCGGGTTTGCAGTTGCGTTGCTTTATGGATGGAGTCATCTGTGCGTTGGATACTGTGCGATGCTGAAAACAGACAGTTTTCCCGAGAGACGAAAGGTGGATTTTACGCATTTGATGGATAAAAGGCACCCCGTGAAAGACGACCAACATCTGCTTTTACAGGATACAATGACGGAGCACATGCAGATGCTTTACGCGAAGTACAATCAGGCTGGATTTCCATTCAAGGACGGCAACACTGTCCGCAGTTTCAAGGCGCACTGGG gtacaataaacaaaaaacagctgcaGATTTTCAACCTCACCTCCCTCACCAAGTCAGAAGACGTTCTCTCAGCCACTCTTCATTATTACATCGGAGACCttcaaaacaacacacagagCTGCTCCTGGCCAAAAAGCTGTGGCCGCCATGGACCCCGAAGGCACAACCACATCCACATGGTCATCTGGAGTTTTGCCTCTGTTGATAACAAGATGAGGACTTTAGGGCATGTTCGTATCAATGTGTCCACCCTCTACAGGGACTTTATATCTTGGCAGTGGAAGGACATAACACGTGTGGTCAACCAGGCCAAAAACCATGATGAGCTGCTCATTGGGATTGACGTGACCTCACAAGGGCCCCAACCATGGAAGAAGCTCCTGTCAGACCGCTCACCTTACATCCTGGTCTACGCCAATGACTCTGCCATTTCAGAACCTGAAAGTGTGGTCGCCACCCTCCAGAGACACCATCCAGTGAGAGGGGAAAGCTCCACATCACACAGCTTCCATAAGCTTGGAATGCGTGAGCAAAACAACACGGAACAAGAACAGCTACAGCCCAGACACCGGCGTTCAGTGAACATCCTGCTACCATTGCAAAACAACGAACTTCCTGGGCCAGAGTATCCATACAAGACAACCGGGTGGGATGAGACAAGTCCATATGAACCGTTTGAAAACAAGCATGCCCGTCGTCCACGGAAAAAGACGCGCAAGAATCAGCGGCATAAGATGCCCCTCCTACAGTTCGATGAGCAAACAATTAAAAAGGCACGAAAGAAACAGTGGAACGAGCCCAGGAACTGCGCCCGAAGATACCTGAAAGTGGACTTTGCTGACATTGGATGGAGTGAATGGATAATATCACCCAAGTCATTTGATGCCTACTATTGCTCAGGATCCTGCCAGTTCCCCATGCCAAAG GCACTGAAGCCCTCTAACCACGCGACCATCCAGAGCATCGTGAGGGCGGTGGGTGTCGTCCCAGGCATCCCTGAGCCATGCTGTGTCCCGGAGAAGATGTCTTCCCTCAGCATCCTCTTCTTTGACGAGGACAAGAACGTGGTCCTGAAAGTCTACCCCAACATGACTGTAGATTCCTGTGCCTGtagatag